In the genome of Bradyrhizobium arachidis, one region contains:
- a CDS encoding Bug family tripartite tricarboxylate transporter substrate binding protein, whose protein sequence is MMSRMLLQRKARIPASAIALLGLVAMVEPARAQAYPARTITMLVGYSAGGQADALARIIGKQLGDTFKISVVIENKTGANGMIAAQAAARAEPDGYTVLMVTDAMLTIDPHLATSNHFDLSRAMEPVVSVAWSPLLLAAAKDVPANSVAELVAFGKQKPQALSFGSAGASTPHRLAGEMLQKSGGFTMTHIPYKGTAASVSDLLAGQIPLIFGAPTAVEPLATAGQIKLLGVTSEQRYPSLPDVPAISETYPGFKIISYIGLMLPKQAPAPVIAALNKEINAILVTETMRTWLDKQGMVAMGGTQDDFKRQIDIDYKARGELVRALGITGE, encoded by the coding sequence ATGATGTCCCGTATGCTGCTTCAACGGAAGGCGCGTATTCCGGCAAGCGCGATCGCGCTGCTTGGGCTGGTTGCGATGGTTGAGCCCGCAAGGGCACAAGCCTATCCCGCGCGGACGATCACGATGCTGGTCGGCTATTCCGCGGGCGGACAGGCTGATGCGCTTGCGCGGATCATCGGCAAGCAGCTCGGCGACACCTTCAAGATCTCCGTCGTCATCGAGAACAAGACCGGTGCCAACGGCATGATCGCCGCGCAGGCGGCGGCGCGGGCGGAGCCGGATGGATACACGGTGCTGATGGTGACGGATGCGATGCTCACCATCGATCCGCACCTCGCCACCAGCAACCATTTTGATCTTTCGAGAGCGATGGAGCCGGTCGTCAGCGTCGCCTGGTCACCGCTGTTGCTGGCCGCGGCGAAGGATGTGCCGGCCAATTCCGTCGCCGAGCTCGTCGCTTTCGGCAAGCAGAAGCCGCAAGCGCTGAGCTTTGGCAGCGCCGGCGCGTCGACGCCGCATCGCCTCGCCGGTGAGATGCTGCAGAAGTCCGGCGGCTTCACCATGACCCACATTCCCTATAAGGGAACGGCGGCCTCCGTGAGCGACCTCCTGGCCGGGCAGATACCGCTGATCTTCGGCGCACCGACGGCCGTGGAGCCGCTGGCAACCGCTGGCCAGATCAAGCTGCTTGGTGTCACGTCGGAGCAGCGCTATCCGTCGTTGCCGGACGTGCCGGCCATCAGCGAGACCTATCCCGGCTTCAAGATCATCAGCTATATCGGGCTGATGCTGCCGAAGCAGGCGCCCGCGCCGGTGATCGCGGCTCTGAACAAGGAGATCAACGCGATCCTGGTGACCGAGACGATGCGTACCTGGCTCGACAAGCAGGGCATGGTCGCCATGGGCGGCACCCAGGATGACTTCAAGCGCCAGATCGACATCGACTACAAGGCGCGGGGCGAGCTTGTCCGCGCGCTTGGCATCACAGGCGAGTAG
- a CDS encoding CaiB/BaiF CoA transferase family protein, producing MTSAKPLAGLKVLDFGHTIMGPCAGVLFADLGADVVKIEPVDGDPTRRLPGFAAGFFATYNRNKRSIAIDLKREEGQAIVHRLVRDADIVLENFGPGTIERLKCSWDDLRKVNPRLVYLSMKGFLKGPYENRGALDEVVQMQSGLAYMTGPPGRPLRAGAPVIDILGGVFGVVAALSALRERDLTGMGQKVSSSLFESATFMLGALVVGSAVIGGPMPPMPARKNAWGVYDVFTASDGGQVFIGCTSDGHWQRFCDAFGFGDWRDDPRLLGNANRCEAREWMLPELERRITRLPLEEILAKCETARVAYSRVGRPDELSVDPHLLANGGLLATAIAGFGGGPLVGIPALPVEFGDARDRPSLERQPPRVGEHADEILGAAGYSAPEIADLRAAGIFGVSANMPA from the coding sequence ATGACCTCCGCAAAGCCGCTCGCCGGACTGAAGGTGCTGGATTTCGGCCACACCATCATGGGGCCGTGCGCGGGCGTCCTGTTTGCCGATCTCGGCGCCGACGTCGTGAAGATCGAGCCCGTCGATGGCGACCCGACCCGCCGGTTGCCGGGCTTCGCCGCCGGCTTCTTCGCAACCTACAACCGCAACAAGCGCTCGATCGCGATCGATCTGAAGCGCGAGGAGGGGCAGGCGATCGTGCATCGGCTGGTCAGGGATGCCGATATTGTGCTGGAGAATTTCGGACCCGGGACGATCGAGCGGCTGAAGTGCAGCTGGGACGATCTGCGCAAGGTCAACCCGCGGCTCGTGTACCTGTCGATGAAGGGCTTCCTGAAAGGCCCTTACGAAAATCGCGGCGCGCTCGACGAAGTCGTGCAGATGCAATCCGGCCTTGCCTATATGACGGGCCCGCCCGGCCGGCCGCTGCGCGCGGGCGCGCCCGTGATCGACATCCTCGGCGGCGTCTTCGGCGTCGTGGCGGCCTTGTCGGCGCTGCGCGAACGCGACCTCACCGGCATGGGCCAGAAGGTCTCAAGCTCGCTGTTCGAGAGCGCGACCTTCATGCTCGGCGCGCTCGTCGTCGGCAGCGCCGTGATCGGCGGCCCGATGCCGCCAATGCCGGCCCGCAAGAATGCCTGGGGCGTGTACGACGTCTTCACGGCCTCGGATGGCGGCCAGGTCTTCATCGGATGCACCTCCGACGGGCACTGGCAACGCTTCTGCGACGCGTTCGGCTTCGGCGATTGGCGCGACGATCCGAGGCTCCTCGGCAACGCCAATCGATGCGAAGCGCGCGAATGGATGCTGCCCGAGCTGGAGCGGCGGATTACGCGACTGCCCCTCGAGGAGATTCTCGCCAAATGCGAAACGGCCCGCGTGGCGTATTCGCGGGTGGGACGGCCGGATGAGCTGTCGGTCGATCCGCATCTCTTGGCCAATGGCGGACTGCTGGCAACGGCGATCGCCGGATTTGGCGGCGGGCCGCTGGTTGGAATTCCGGCGCTGCCCGTCGAGTTCGGCGACGCGCGCGACCGGCCGAGCCTCGAACGCCAGCCGCCTCGCGTCGGCGAACACGCTGACGAGATCCTCGGCGCGGCCGGATATTCGGCGCCCGAGATCGCCGATCTCCGCGCCGCCGGCATATTCGGCGTGTCCGCGAACATGCCTGCATAA
- a CDS encoding hydroxymethylglutaryl-CoA lyase, which produces MDLPNRIVITEEGPREGFQIEPGPIATADKIALIDALSATGLSRIQVASFVNPKHVPGWTDAEAVVAGFNPRADVAYSALWFNDSGLQRALAFKEKLTLAGFISLSASEPFARRNLNRDRAGQIEAMRNYVRAHRQAGVPIAKIIIMAAFGCNFGGDVPAAKVVETVSDGLAIAREAGIEVREVSLADSMGWATPRRVAAAVGAVRDRWDNLWIAVHLHDTRGQGIACAYEGLRLGVTAFDAAVAGLGGCPFAGQPGAPGNIATEELALLCEEMGIATGLDIEALIEAGRLAERIVGHRLPSAALRSGTLAALRRRAGA; this is translated from the coding sequence ATGGATCTGCCGAACAGGATCGTCATCACCGAGGAGGGGCCGCGCGAGGGCTTTCAGATCGAGCCGGGGCCGATCGCGACCGCGGACAAGATCGCCTTGATCGACGCGCTTTCGGCGACCGGTCTTTCGCGCATTCAGGTTGCCTCCTTCGTCAATCCCAAGCACGTGCCGGGCTGGACCGACGCCGAGGCGGTGGTGGCGGGATTCAACCCACGTGCAGACGTCGCATACTCGGCGCTCTGGTTCAACGACAGCGGTCTGCAGCGCGCCTTGGCGTTCAAGGAAAAGCTCACGCTTGCAGGCTTCATCTCGCTGAGCGCCTCCGAGCCGTTCGCACGTCGCAATCTCAATCGTGATCGCGCCGGGCAGATCGAGGCGATGCGAAACTATGTGCGCGCACACCGGCAGGCGGGCGTACCGATTGCCAAGATCATCATCATGGCCGCGTTCGGCTGCAATTTTGGCGGGGACGTGCCGGCTGCCAAGGTGGTCGAGACGGTGTCCGACGGTCTCGCCATCGCGCGCGAGGCCGGCATCGAGGTGCGCGAGGTGTCGCTTGCGGATTCGATGGGCTGGGCCACCCCACGACGGGTCGCCGCGGCCGTCGGCGCCGTACGCGACCGCTGGGATAACTTATGGATCGCCGTGCATCTGCACGATACCCGCGGCCAGGGCATCGCCTGCGCCTATGAGGGGCTGCGGCTTGGCGTCACTGCGTTCGATGCCGCGGTGGCGGGGCTCGGCGGCTGTCCGTTCGCCGGCCAGCCGGGGGCGCCCGGCAACATCGCCACCGAAGAGCTGGCGCTGCTGTGCGAGGAAATGGGCATCGCGACCGGTCTCGACATCGAGGCGCTGATCGAGGCGGGACGTCTTGCCGAGCGGATCGTCGGGCACCGGCTGCCAAGCGCCGCGCTACGATCGGGCACGCTCGCAGCGTTGCGGCGGAGGGCGGGCGCATGA
- a CDS encoding DUF3303 domain-containing protein — MKFITTWSVPQGTFNAAVARFLETGGAPPEGVKMLGRWHGMNGQGFAISESSDPKAMYRWLTQWSDLLPLTVTPCLEDGDAGEVMASLPKR, encoded by the coding sequence ATGAAATTCATAACCACCTGGAGCGTACCCCAAGGCACCTTCAATGCAGCCGTCGCCCGCTTTCTGGAGACCGGAGGCGCGCCACCCGAGGGCGTCAAGATGCTGGGGCGTTGGCATGGCATGAATGGACAGGGATTTGCGATCTCTGAATCGAGTGATCCAAAAGCCATGTATCGTTGGCTCACGCAATGGTCTGACCTGCTCCCATTGACCGTTACGCCTTGCCTCGAGGACGGAGACGCGGGCGAGGTGATGGCGTCGCTCCCCAAACGGTGA
- a CDS encoding patatin-like phospholipase family protein, producing MDARTSQPTHSTHQPPSRGWRPERCDRVALVLQGGGALGAYQAGVYQALHEAGIEPDWVCGVSIGAINSAIIAGNKPEKRLEALRIFWERITNRKIWHYTPDGDVFRQWRNLYSAWMTSAMGQPGFFTPHQVNPWFSPVGARTATSYYDTMPLKESLLELVDFDLINEKKVRFAVGAVNVLSGNFIYFDNAHDEIEPEHIMASGALPPALPMVRIGTDHFWDGGIVSNTPLQHLLDQEDALNSLVFQVDLFSARGVLPRSIQDVMARHKDIMYSSRTRHNTDVYRRTHNLKVLLYKALAKIPDEQLSDEDRQLKASLRNMPEIAILHLIYQQKAYEGDAKDHEFSGTSMREHWTSGYEDTKRTLKRRDWIKMPEEGMGLVVHDVHRETESA from the coding sequence ATGGACGCCCGTACGTCGCAACCGACACATTCGACCCACCAGCCCCCTTCGCGCGGCTGGCGGCCCGAGCGCTGCGACCGCGTCGCGCTGGTGCTGCAAGGCGGCGGCGCACTCGGTGCCTACCAGGCCGGCGTCTACCAGGCGCTGCACGAGGCCGGCATCGAGCCCGACTGGGTCTGCGGCGTTTCGATCGGTGCAATCAATTCCGCCATCATCGCCGGCAACAAGCCGGAGAAGCGGCTGGAGGCGCTGCGCATCTTCTGGGAGCGCATCACCAACCGCAAGATCTGGCACTACACCCCCGATGGCGACGTCTTCCGCCAATGGCGCAATCTCTACAGCGCCTGGATGACGTCGGCGATGGGTCAGCCCGGCTTCTTCACCCCGCACCAGGTCAATCCCTGGTTCAGCCCGGTCGGCGCCAGGACCGCGACCAGCTATTACGACACGATGCCGCTGAAGGAGAGCCTGCTCGAGCTCGTCGACTTCGACCTCATCAACGAGAAGAAGGTCCGCTTCGCGGTCGGCGCGGTCAACGTGCTCTCCGGCAACTTCATCTATTTCGACAACGCCCATGACGAGATTGAGCCGGAGCACATCATGGCCTCCGGCGCCCTGCCCCCGGCGCTGCCGATGGTGCGGATCGGCACCGATCATTTCTGGGACGGCGGCATCGTCTCCAATACGCCGCTGCAGCATCTGCTCGACCAGGAGGACGCGCTCAACTCGCTGGTGTTCCAAGTCGACCTGTTCAGCGCCCGCGGCGTGCTGCCGCGCTCGATCCAGGACGTGATGGCCCGCCACAAGGACATCATGTATTCCTCGCGCACGCGCCACAACACCGACGTCTACCGCCGCACCCACAATCTCAAGGTCCTGCTCTACAAGGCCCTGGCGAAGATCCCGGACGAGCAGCTGTCCGACGAGGACCGCCAGCTCAAGGCGAGCCTGCGCAACATGCCAGAGATCGCGATCCTGCATCTGATCTACCAGCAGAAGGCCTATGAGGGCGACGCCAAGGACCACGAGTTCTCGGGCACCTCGATGCGCGAGCACTGGACCTCTGGCTACGAGGACACCAAGCGCACCCTGAAGCGCCGCGACTGGATCAAGATGCCCGAGGAAGGCATGGGCCTCGTGGTGCACGACGTGCACCGGGAGACGGAGAGCGCGTGA
- a CDS encoding YybH family protein, with protein MIMRNIASVMTIVISLSAPALAQKAEIDANNAKWIELFNKGDFAGIASLYTADAIAFPPGSAMVQGRTAIEAMWKGMAEQATDPKLTTVDVKPLGPSAAREIGTFVLKTKGSAPQEITGKYVVVWEKVGDDWKLATDIWNDGK; from the coding sequence ATGATCATGCGCAACATAGCGTCAGTGATGACAATCGTGATCTCGTTGAGCGCGCCGGCTTTGGCCCAGAAGGCCGAGATTGACGCGAACAATGCGAAATGGATCGAACTGTTCAACAAGGGCGATTTTGCCGGGATTGCGTCCCTCTACACCGCCGACGCGATCGCATTCCCGCCCGGCTCCGCGATGGTGCAGGGCCGAACAGCCATCGAGGCCATGTGGAAAGGCATGGCAGAACAAGCGACCGATCCGAAGCTCACAACGGTGGATGTCAAACCGCTTGGGCCTTCCGCGGCACGCGAGATCGGCACGTTCGTCCTGAAGACAAAGGGATCGGCACCGCAGGAAATCACCGGCAAATATGTCGTTGTGTGGGAGAAAGTCGGAGACGACTGGAAGCTCGCCACCGACATCTGGAACGATGGCAAATAG